In Desulfonatronospira thiodismutans ASO3-1, the sequence TAGAGCATAAAGGGTTTGCCGTGCAGGGTACGCTGATCCATACCCAGCATTTCCGCCCCGTAGCGGTTCACATCTTCTATGATGCCGTTTTCGTCGAAAACGAAAAACCCCACAGGTGCAAAATCAAAAAGCCGCCTGTACTCATTGCTGGTTCTTTCCAGCTGCTCCTGCTTGGCCTGAAGTTCCTCGTTCTGAATGGACAGCTCCACCTGGTAGACGCTTAGCTCCTGCAGTACTTCCTGGACATCTTCAAACTCCGATGCAGGCCCGCTTAAATCGTCATACTCCTTAAGGCTTTTTTCCGCCTTTTCCCTGAGTTCCTGCAATCTGTCCCTGGTAGATTTTTCGTTGTCAGGCATAAATTGTGATCCAATAAAGTTTGACTGCAATCATCTCTGCAAAGGCACTTGTCCGTGCCTGAGAGCACCCGTTTCCCAGGGTATGCTGCAGGAATATCCGCCTGCTCAGAGCACCTGGTCCCTGGATTATACCAACCATTTCTGATGTTTTTTTGCATGAATTTAGATTAATTGTCCAGTCTTTATTAATGCCTCAGGTCTTTATTCTGAAAATACGCCGCCAGAGCACAAGGGCTTTTAAATAACTGTTCCTGTCACATCTTTTCCGCCCGGCATCTTGCTTTTGGGGGCTGCATGTTTTAGAGTTTAGTTTATGACCAAAGAAATTGACTACTCCCTTTATCTGGTAACGGACAACGGCCTGTGCATGGGCCGGGATCTAACCCGTGTTGTGCTGGATGCAGTACAGGGCGGGGTAAGTATGGTGCAGATCCGGGAAAAAAACAGCACAGCCGGAGAGTTTTTAAATACCGCCAGGGCATTGCAGCAAAGGCTTTCTGATTCCGGCGTGCCACTTATAATCAACGACCGGGTGGACGTGGCCATGGCCGCCGGGGCCCACGGGGTGCACATAGGCCAGGAAGACCTGCCCTACCAGGTGGTCCGGGAGATGCTCGGCCCGGACAAAATCATAGGAGTGTCCATCAAT encodes:
- the thiE gene encoding thiamine phosphate synthase, which translates into the protein MTKEIDYSLYLVTDNGLCMGRDLTRVVLDAVQGGVSMVQIREKNSTAGEFLNTARALQQRLSDSGVPLIINDRVDVAMAAGAHGVHIGQEDLPYQVVREMLGPDKIIGVSINTYDQLWQASLTDVDYLSLSPVFPTQTKTDTKEPFGLEGLKKARAMTGKPLITIGGINRDNLADIMATGVDGVALVSAVCSADSPADAARELVRIIRDNKMRI